One Chryseobacterium indoltheticum DNA segment encodes these proteins:
- a CDS encoding FAD-dependent oxidoreductase: MFRDGARKSIWQEEIKRFFSEEQIINNKMFDVIIAGGGITGLSTALQLQKRGQKCLLVEASNIGFGTSGGTTAHLNTFFDITFDEAISNFGEEQARLLADVGTEAIQIIKNNISDYQIECDFQKKTGYIFALDQKQHDKLKKMIEGAQKVGIDMKFCDGVSFPVSFVSVASIADQGQFHPIKYIKGLVEAFISLGGIILEDCMCINHTENEDGIISVETSKGLFQAASLVYATHIPPGVNVLHLMTAPYRSYAMAFEIEDHKYSEDLMYDLYDPYRYYRTQIIDDKKLLIAGGEDHKTGHEEDTGVCLSNLENYVREHFNVGAAVYSWSSQYYEPVDGMPYIGKLPGSTGNIYTATGFRGNGMIFGTISSEVISDLITEKTSRYEKLFDPGRIKPLAGFASFVKENASSATDFVKDKLFKEKINSLAELNDGEAKVVKYEGDSYAIYKETDGKTHVLKSTCPHTYCDVRWNSAEKSWDCPCHGSRFAVNGKLLTAPSTEGLQRIYFDEYGNEENA, encoded by the coding sequence ATGTTTAGAGACGGAGCAAGAAAAAGCATTTGGCAGGAAGAAATAAAGAGATTTTTTTCTGAGGAGCAGATCATAAATAATAAAATGTTCGATGTAATCATTGCAGGCGGAGGAATTACAGGGCTTTCAACGGCTTTGCAATTACAGAAACGTGGTCAGAAATGTCTTCTCGTGGAAGCTTCAAACATTGGATTCGGTACGTCCGGCGGAACAACCGCCCATCTCAATACGTTTTTCGATATCACTTTCGATGAAGCCATCAGTAATTTTGGTGAAGAACAGGCAAGACTTCTGGCGGATGTTGGAACCGAAGCGATCCAAATAATAAAAAACAATATTTCAGATTATCAAATTGAATGTGATTTTCAAAAAAAGACAGGTTATATTTTTGCTTTAGATCAAAAACAGCACGATAAACTGAAGAAAATGATTGAAGGCGCTCAAAAAGTAGGCATCGATATGAAATTCTGTGATGGAGTTTCTTTTCCTGTTTCTTTTGTGAGTGTAGCTTCTATTGCCGATCAGGGACAATTTCATCCGATAAAATATATCAAGGGACTTGTGGAAGCTTTTATTTCTTTAGGCGGAATTATTTTGGAAGATTGCATGTGCATTAATCATACTGAAAACGAGGATGGTATTATTTCGGTTGAAACTTCAAAGGGTTTATTCCAAGCTGCAAGTTTGGTGTATGCAACACATATTCCGCCAGGAGTAAATGTGCTTCATTTGATGACGGCTCCTTATCGAAGTTATGCGATGGCTTTTGAAATTGAAGACCATAAATACTCAGAAGATTTGATGTATGATTTGTACGATCCTTACCGATACTACAGAACGCAGATTATTGATGATAAAAAACTATTGATTGCAGGAGGTGAAGACCACAAAACCGGTCACGAAGAAGATACCGGAGTTTGCTTATCTAATCTTGAAAACTATGTAAGAGAACATTTCAATGTTGGTGCGGCTGTTTACAGTTGGTCGAGCCAGTATTATGAACCTGTCGACGGAATGCCTTATATCGGAAAACTTCCCGGAAGCACAGGAAATATTTATACTGCCACAGGTTTTCGGGGCAATGGAATGATCTTCGGAACGATCAGTTCAGAAGTTATTTCAGATTTAATTACGGAAAAAACCAGCAGATACGAAAAACTTTTCGATCCCGGGAGAATAAAACCACTTGCAGGATTTGCCAGTTTCGTGAAGGAAAATGCAAGTTCAGCAACAGATTTTGTGAAAGATAAATTATTTAAAGAAAAAATAAACAGTCTTGCAGAACTTAATGATGGTGAAGCAAAAGTGGTGAAATACGAAGGTGACTCATATGCAATTTATAAAGAAACCGACGGTAAGACTCATGTTCTGAAAAGCACCTGTCCCCACACATATTGTGATGTCCGTTGGAACAGTGCCGAAAAAAGTTGGGATTGCCCTTGTCACGGCTCCAGATTTGCAGTCAATGGAAAATTGCTTACTGCACCGTCTACAGAAGGTCTACAGAGAATATATTTTGATGAATATGGAAATGAAGAAAATGCTTAA
- a CDS encoding DUF6766 family protein, with product MEMKKMLKTSFVYRNSLGIVLLILMILCLVGQFFTGFTTENKELVKLGQPLLNFAEYFQSGHFIQATFENWESEFLQMMLYVLLTISLRQKGSSESKSLTEPEDVDKKPQPHPNAPWPVRKGGIYLKIYQHSLSLAFAILFLISFILHFYGSFKDENTEKIIKGEMPLRWYDYLSESRFWFESLQNWQSEFLAVFSLVVLSIWLREKGSPESKPVDMANDETP from the coding sequence ATGGAAATGAAGAAAATGCTTAAAACAAGTTTTGTTTACCGAAACAGCTTAGGAATTGTTTTATTGATTCTAATGATTTTGTGTCTGGTTGGTCAGTTTTTTACGGGATTTACTACCGAAAATAAAGAACTTGTAAAGCTAGGACAACCTTTGTTAAATTTTGCAGAATATTTCCAGAGCGGACATTTCATTCAGGCTACTTTCGAAAATTGGGAAAGTGAATTTTTGCAGATGATGCTTTATGTGCTTTTAACCATTTCATTAAGGCAAAAAGGTTCAAGCGAATCGAAATCTTTAACAGAGCCTGAAGATGTTGACAAGAAACCACAACCTCATCCAAATGCGCCTTGGCCGGTGAGAAAAGGTGGAATTTATCTTAAAATTTATCAGCATTCTTTATCGCTTGCTTTCGCTATTCTATTTCTCATAAGTTTTATCCTTCATTTTTACGGAAGTTTTAAAGATGAGAATACAGAGAAAATAATCAAAGGAGAAATGCCATTGCGATGGTACGATTATCTTTCGGAATCCAGGTTCTGGTTTGAATCCTTACAAAACTGGCAGAGCGAATTTCTGGCAGTTTTCTCTTTGGTTGTTTTGTCAATCTGGCTTCGGGAAAAAGGCTCGCCGGAATCTAAACCGGTCGATATGGCGAATGATGAAACTCCGTAA